A region from the Aegilops tauschii subsp. strangulata cultivar AL8/78 chromosome 5, Aet v6.0, whole genome shotgun sequence genome encodes:
- the LOC109767423 gene encoding uncharacterized protein isoform X1, whose amino-acid sequence MAGMASRCEGKTTGDKRYCSVIYSPYPQSSPLPTRLTDLFQQFGLDKIGAIMNSSDGKTFEQKIDKLREEMSAFERARDVFYMVDVEDGDEDDDEDDEGDDVDVDEADRKVGKLLDDEKKPDITKRPHAPIEDELECKKPKIAEGSRCQGEEPEAGGIKNSSWV is encoded by the exons ATGGCTGGGATGGCATCACGCTGCGAAGGCAAGACAACCGGCGACAAACGCTACTGTAGTGTGATTTATTCACCCTATCCACAGTCGTCGCCTCTTCCTACTCGCCTGACCGACCTGTTCCAACAGTTTGGTCTGGACAAGATCGGCGCGATCATGAACAGTTCTGATGGTAAGACGTTCGAGCAAAAGATCGACAAGTTACGAGAG GAAATGAGTGCTTTCGAACGTGCTCGTGATGTATTCTACATGGTCGATGTCGAGGATGgcgacgaggacgacgacgaagacgacgagGGCGACGATGTGGATGTGGACGAGGCGGATAGAAAGGTAGGGAAG CTCTTAGATGATGAAAAGAAACCCGATATCACGAAACGACCACACGCTCCTATTGAAGATGAGCTGGAATGCAAGAAGCCAAAGATAGCAGAAGGCTCAAGGTGCCAAGGAGAAGAACCTGAGGCTGGAGGGATAAAGAATTCCTCCTG GGTCTGA
- the LOC109767423 gene encoding uncharacterized protein isoform X2, whose product MAGMASRCEGKTTGDKRYCSVIYSPYPQSSPLPTRLTDLFQQFGLDKIGAIMNSSDGKTFEQKIDKLREEMSAFERARDVFYMVDVEDGDEDDDEDDEGDDVDVDEADRKLLDDEKKPDITKRPHAPIEDELECKKPKIAEGSRCQGEEPEAGGIKNSSWV is encoded by the exons ATGGCTGGGATGGCATCACGCTGCGAAGGCAAGACAACCGGCGACAAACGCTACTGTAGTGTGATTTATTCACCCTATCCACAGTCGTCGCCTCTTCCTACTCGCCTGACCGACCTGTTCCAACAGTTTGGTCTGGACAAGATCGGCGCGATCATGAACAGTTCTGATGGTAAGACGTTCGAGCAAAAGATCGACAAGTTACGAGAG GAAATGAGTGCTTTCGAACGTGCTCGTGATGTATTCTACATGGTCGATGTCGAGGATGgcgacgaggacgacgacgaagacgacgagGGCGACGATGTGGATGTGGACGAGGCGGATAGAAAG CTCTTAGATGATGAAAAGAAACCCGATATCACGAAACGACCACACGCTCCTATTGAAGATGAGCTGGAATGCAAGAAGCCAAAGATAGCAGAAGGCTCAAGGTGCCAAGGAGAAGAACCTGAGGCTGGAGGGATAAAGAATTCCTCCTG GGTCTGA